The DNA segment CGACGGCTCGGCGGAAAGGCGCTCGCCCCGCTAAATCCTGCCTCCTTGTGGAGGTATCCATAAGACCTCTTTCTCGCAATTCGGATGAAACTTGGCATAGCTGTGCCCGCTCATGGTGCGATCAGGGTGTGGCGGGCCCAGCCAGGTTCGGCACCGGCTGGTCTTCGCGAACGAATCGGGGGCCGTGCTGATCAGCCCTTAGACGACTCTGTCCCCTCGGGGAACGGTGTCCGGCCGCTCGTGGGTGAGCTCTGCGACCAGAATCCGTCCCGGCCGGTCTCCATCTGTTCGTCGTCCGACATCCTCGGCCTGCTGCCGACCGGGCCCTCTACCTGGTCGACACCATCTGCGTCAGCCGACCAGACGCCGAACTTCACGGCACGGATGCCCCATAGCCGCAGAGGCGTTGACGATCAGTTCGGTTGTGACCATGACTGTGTCGGCGATGACGCCCGGGCTCAGCCCGTTTGTGAAACGGGCGCACACAAGGTGGCAGACCGCCAGGTCGGCAGCAAAGCGCAGATGCGGGAGTGCTGTGCAACGAGGGCGTCTGTGTGGACTGCCCGGTGGTGGTCATCAAGGTCATCGTTTGGCTCTCGCCAAACGTGGTCCCCTGGCCCAGCACGGTGTCACCTCCGTCGGAGGCCGCCGTGGGATGCGGAGCCATGCTCGGTCGGCCCGCACTCCACGATGGGCGGCGAGTTGCGCCCTCGTTCGTGGGCGCTTATGAGAGTGCCGTCCGCGCCCGCCGTACTAGCACGGGTTCCGGACGCATTCCGTAAGACTGGTGACTGCGGCGGCGAACCGCACATTTCACGAGTGATATCACTGGAGTGATGCAGTGATCCGGCCATTTGAGATGCAACGGCTATCGCCTGCACGGACCGGCGCTCTGGGCAAAGTGTGCGCGCCTGAGCGCCAGCCCGCTTTCTGATGGTCTCCCGATTCGATGCCTCTCAAGGCCGCTGGATCACCTAAGCGATACAACCGACGCGATGCGCGAAGCTCGCCACATAGGACGCGGTCTCAGAGGGGGTGGACCGGCGCTCAGGCCCGTTCCGCCTCTTCCGGCACGAGCCGACTCGTGAAGCCCTCGCTACGCAACCGTTCGAAAGCCGCCGCTACCTCGTCAGGAATCTCTTGCTCGATCATGAACCCTTGCCTTGGGTACACCATGAGACGCTGCTGGGCCCCCACCAACATGTCGATGACGAGACGCGCGTCCTGGATCGAGTCGACGTACTCGGAGAGCGTCATAGGCGTGGAGGCGCTCACCCACTCGACATCCGGCCAGAGCTTTCGCGCCGTTGCGTAGGCCCGTCGCTCCTCGTACGGCTTGCTGACCAATAGGACCGACGAGACGGGAACACGCTGTTCTTCGAGCAGGGCGCGGGAGAAGCGGATGTTCTCGCCTGTGTTCCTGGCCTTCGGCTCGACGATGATGGCGCTCGCAGGAACCCCCAGCTCCACCGCGCGGTCCCGGTAGTGTTCGGCTTCACCGCGGGGCATCCGCTCACGCGTGGTACGGCTCGTCGCTCCGGTGAAGACAATGAGCGGCGCCATGCCACGGTGGTACAAGTCTGCGGTGGTGTCGGCCACCCCCAGGTCGTGGCTCCCGAGTCCGATCGCCACGGAGCAAGGGCGCAGCTCGTGGCGCATCTGCTGGAAGTCCCACAGCCGCCGAGCATCCGCCCATGCCTGCGTTGAGATCACTTACCCTCGCCCTCCAATGTTCGCCAACGGCTGCGCCCCGCCGCTGAAAACGTACAGCCCCGTCTCCGGGCATCACACGGAGATCAGCCGCACCCTCGATGGGCACCAGCCTACGTTCCGGATCACAGACGTCTTCAGGCGATGGCTCTCCTGTCCTACGCGCTCACACTGTGTGACACTCGATCGAGCAGGGTGAGGGGAGCGCGCCAATGCGGGGCATGACCGACCATCTTCCGTTCGGCAAGCGAGTCCGGTTCTACCGGAAACGCCGGGGCCTGAGCCAACGGCAGCTCGGCGATCTTCTGGGACGCTCTGAGGACTGGGTGTACCGGGTGGAGTCCGAACGCATCCCGGTGAACAACGTGAAGATGCTCGCAGACCTGGCGCACGCTCTGCGAGTGCACGTTGAGGATCTTCAGGGCACGCCAACACTCTTGGACGACCGCGGGCCGCACGCGGCCAGCATTCCGGCGATTCGAATCGCACTCATGCAGTCACGACGACTGGCGGGCTCGCTGTACGACGACCGTGAAACCGTGCGCCTTGAACGTCTCTCCTTCGCTGTCGAGGAAGCCTGGCGGCTTGAGGGGCCTCGCGTTTTCCGGACAGTGAGCTGACCGTCTATTTCACGCGGCTATGTGCAACTCCGTGTATTCGGCGTGGACTTCTCGCGGCGGGCGGTAACCAACAGCCGAGTGGAGGCGCTTGTGATTGTACCAGAGTTCGATGTATCGAGTGATGTCCTGTCGGGCGGCCTCTCGGGTCAGGTAAGTCACGCGGGAAACCCGCTCGTTCTTCAAGGCCCCGAAGAACGATTCTGCCATGGCGTTGTCGAAGCAGACCCCGGTACGCCCGGAAGATCTGCGGAGCCTGAACCGCTTCAGCGTCGCCGCGAACTCTGCTGACATGTAGTTCGACCCGCGATCGGAGTGAAATATCGCGCCGTCGGCGAGTTTCCTGTTCCGTGCCGCGTTGCGAATTGCCTGGGATATGAGGGGAGTTTGATAGTGGTCGTCCATCGCGTAGCCGATGACTTCCTTCGTGCAGCAGTCGATGACGGTCGCGAGATACAGCCACCCTTCTCCGGTCTTGATGTAAGTGATGTCGCCGACGAGTTTCTCGCCGGGGGCGTCGGCGGTGAAGTTGCGGCCGACGAGATCCGGCACGGCGCCCGCGGCGGCCTTGGTGAGCGACCACCGCTTCGGCTTCGGCTGGCAGGGCACCAGGCCCAGTTCACGCATCAGCATACGGATCAGCTCCAGGCCGGCGGTGTGGCCCCAGCGGGCGAGCTGGGCGTGGATGCGCCGGTAGCCGTAGGTGCTGTCGGACATGTCGAATGCCTTCTTGATGAGCAGTTTCAGTTCCTCGCGCCGCTGGACCGTCGCAGAATTGGGACGGTTCCGCCATTCGTAATAGCCAGACTTGGACACGCCGAGCCGTTCACACATGAACTCGACGGAATACGCGCACTCCGCTGTGCCGAGCCGCATCGTTTCGATGAACTCGTACTTGCTCGCTACCGGGGATCCTTCGCGAAGTACGCTGCGGCTTTTTCAAGAAGGAGACTTCCGCCTCCAGTTCACGGATGCGCCGGTCCTGTTCCTTCAAGCGCGCCCGCTCATCGAGCGTCAACGGTGCACCGGCAGCTGGCTCGTTCCGTTTCTGGTGTTTCTTCACCCAGCCCCGGAGTGTCTCCGAGTTCAATTCGAGCTCGCGGGCCGTCTCCGAGATGGTCTTGCTGGACCGGAGTGCCATCTGGACGGCTTCCTCACGAAACTCCGGGGTGTACTTGCTGGGTGGCGCCACTTCGAACTTCCTCATTTCCTTGACAGAACAACCCTATTGGGTCCCTGTCCGGAAACTCCGGGGCACCTCAGGGTGCGTCCACAGGTGATCCAACGAAACCGTCAGCAGCCCGGCAGGTGGCGGACGACCACCATGGACCACCGGCGGCCTGCCCCCTATCGCTGAGGTGATATCACCGCCGCAAGGTCATTGAGAGCGGGTCGGTCATTCACACGGCGGCAACAACCGAACAATCCGCGCGTTGGCGAACGCACTCCGCCCCTCCTCCTCTTGCGGTCCATGCCCACAATTCCGCGACGTCGGGTCCCGCCTCCCCACGCGGGCGACGGGATCTTGATCGCGAAGTGTCAGCCGGCGAGCTTCGCTAGGGCCGCGTCGATCCTGGACAGTGTGCAGTCCTTGCCGAGGACCTCCAGGGACTCGAAGAGAGGCAGGCCGACCGTGCGGCCCGTGACGGCGACGCGCACCGGGGCCTGGGCCTTGCCCAGCTTCAGGCCGTGCTCCTCGCCGGAGGCCAGGACCGCTTCCTTGAGGGACTCGGGGCTGGTCCAATCGGCCGTCTCCAGCTTGGCGCGGGCCGTGGCCAGGAGGACTGCCGGCTCGCCTTTCATCGCTTTGGTCCAGGACGCCTCGTCCTCCACCGGCTCCTTCAGGAAGAGGAAGTCGACGTTCGCTGTGATGTCCGACAGGACGGCCAGGCGGGTCTGGGCATGCGGGGCGATCGCCTCCCAGGCGGCCTGGTCGAAGTCCTCGGGCGCCCAGTTGGCATACGGGGTTCGCAGCCACGGCTCGCATGCCGCGATGAACTTCTCCAACGGCAGGGCGCGGATGTACTCGCCGTTGAACGCGGTCAGCTTCTTGATGTCGAAGAAGGCTGGGGAGGTGTTCACGTCCTCGACGCGGAACTTCTGCTCCAGCTCCTCGTACGGGAGGAGCTCGACGTCGTCGCCGGGGCCCCAGCCGAGCAGCATGAGGTAGTTGGTCATCGCCTCGGGCAGGTAGCCCTCGGCGAGGTAGTCCTCAAGAGCGACCTTGTCGCGACGCTTGGACAGCTTCTGCCGCTTCTCGTTCACGATCACCGGCAGGTGCGCCCACATCGGGGGCTTCGCGCCGAGGGCCTCCCACAGCAGCTGCTGCTTGGGCGTGTTCGACAGGTGCTCGTCACCGCGGATGACTAGGGTGATGCCCTCGTCCAGGTCGTCGACGACGTTGGCGATCAGGAAGACTGGAGAGCCGTCGCCGCGGGCGATGACGAAGTCCTCGATCGCCGAGTTCGGGAAGGACGGCTCACCTCGGATCAGGTCCACGACGACCGTCTCGCCCTCCGTGGGCGTACGGAACCGCAGAGCCCGGCCCTCCACGTGTTCCAGGCCCCGGTCCCGGCAGAAACCGTCGTAGCCGAGGTGCTGCGAGCCGGTCCGCTCCTGCACCTGCTCACGGGTGCAGTCGCAGTAGTACGCGCGGCCCTGCGCGTAGAGCTGCTGGGCGGCCTCGCGGTGACGGTCGGCGTTGTGCGACTGGAAGTAGGAGCCCTCGAACGTGGGATCGTCCTTGGAGATCCCGATGGACGCGAGCGCGCTGATGATGCCGTCGATCCACTCGGGCTTGTTGCGTGCCGTGTCGGTGTCCTCGATGCGCAGGACGAACTTGCCTCCCGACTGTCGTGCGACGGCCCAGTTGTAGAGAGCCGACCGAGCTCCGCCAACATGGAACATTCCAGTGGGAGACGGGGCGAAACGCACGCGTGTGGAGGCATCAGGCATACAGGCAGCCTACCGATTTCCAACGGGCGCTCGGGTCACCGTGGACGATCCCAGTATTCAGCTCTACCGAAAATCCTGCGATGCCTTCTGGCCGAGGGCAAGGTGCTGCTGTGCGGTGGAGTGCGCAACGAGTTCGGTGGAGGCTTCTTCGCGATCCGGCGGATCGGGGACTTCCATTGCGTTGCACCGCCACGCAATTAATCCCCAGGGCATCGAGCGTTGGCAGGGATGGCGGACCTGCAAAGCTCTGGCACCTCCTGGACTTGTGGGTGTAGCCGGACAAAGTGTCCGGCCTGTTCCAGGCCCGAGAGCGGATGTTGAACGTGGCACCGCAGCCCGACTCGCTGCCTGATCTCGCGGTCTGCTCGGCCGCTACCGTTAATGACGGACCAAAGTTGGGGAGGCAGCGCGCATGCGTGGTCTTGGTGATCACCTCAGCATAGGAGAGCGGATCGCGTTCTACCGCGAGCGCCGGGGCTACACGCAGCCCGTCCTCGCCGGCCTCGTCGGACACAGCACCGACTGGCTGTCGAAGATCGAGCGAGGAGTGCGAAAGCCGCCGAGAATCGACAAGCTCGCTGAACTCGCTCGCGTGCTGCGTGTCCCGCTCGGCGACTTGATGGGGCAGCCCGTCCTCTTGGAGGACGAGGAAAAGCGCATGGACGACGTGCCAGCGGTCCGCGATGCGCTGATGAGCCCTCGACGGCTCTCCAAGCTGCTGTTCGGTCCCACGGCGGAGCGGCAGTTGCCGAGGCCGGAGCAGGCGCAGGTCTTCGTCGAGCGCAGCTGGGGCGACTACCAGGCTGGCGCTCTTGGCGATGTCATCGCCGCCCTGCCCGGTCTGCTGAGGACTGCCCAGGAGTTGGAAGACCTTCCGCCTGGCGATCAGCGGCGACGTGGCCTCGCCGTCTCGGCCCGTACGCATCACCTGGCGGCAACCACCCTCGCCAAGGTCGGCGAGTCCGACTTGTCGTGGCTCGCGGCCGAGCGCGCCATGCGGGCCGCGGACGAATCCGAGGACCCGCTGTCGCTCGTCTCCGCCGCCCGCTCCGGTACGCACGCACTGCTGGCCAACGGGCGATACGAGGACGCCCTCGAACTGGGCGATACCGCCGCGGCCTGGCTCGCCAGTCGGGTTCGCGACGACGACCCGGCCGCCTTGAGCCTGC comes from the Streptomyces sp. KMM 9044 genome and includes:
- a CDS encoding helix-turn-helix domain-containing protein — encoded protein: MRGLGDHLSIGERIAFYRERRGYTQPVLAGLVGHSTDWLSKIERGVRKPPRIDKLAELARVLRVPLGDLMGQPVLLEDEEKRMDDVPAVRDALMSPRRLSKLLFGPTAERQLPRPEQAQVFVERSWGDYQAGALGDVIAALPGLLRTAQELEDLPPGDQRRRGLAVSARTHHLAATTLAKVGESDLSWLAAERAMRAADESEDPLSLVSAARSGTHALLANGRYEDALELGDTAAAWLASRVRDDDPAALSLLGMIHLRAAVAAARHQDRHTANSLLEKAKRLADRLGSDGNYWQTCFGPTNVELHRLSIELDLENIPYVVEHGGIDVSHMPAERAVSHRIDYARGLCLRGRVDESFSELREAERTSPQLVRNNPRVRETLRDLRKQSPVTGGGHSSELLAMAQRCRAVQ
- a CDS encoding IS3 family transposase, with product MRLGTAECAYSVEFMCERLGVSKSGYYEWRNRPNSATVQRREELKLLIKKAFDMSDSTYGYRRIHAQLARWGHTAGLELIRMLMRELGLVPCQPKPKRWSLTKAAAGAVPDLVGRNFTADAPGEKLVGDITYIKTGEGWLYLATVIDCCTKEVIGYAMDDHYQTPLISQAIRNAARNRKLADGAIFHSDRGSNYMSAEFAATLKRFRLRRSSGRTGVCFDNAMAESFFGALKNERVSRVTYLTREAARQDITRYIELWYNHKRLHSAVGYRPPREVHAEYTELHIAA
- a CDS encoding YdcF family protein yields the protein MISTQAWADARRLWDFQQMRHELRPCSVAIGLGSHDLGVADTTADLYHRGMAPLIVFTGATSRTTRERMPRGEAEHYRDRAVELGVPASAIIVEPKARNTGENIRFSRALLEEQRVPVSSVLLVSKPYEERRAYATARKLWPDVEWVSASTPMTLSEYVDSIQDARLVIDMLVGAQQRLMVYPRQGFMIEQEIPDEVAAAFERLRSEGFTSRLVPEEAERA
- the gltX gene encoding glutamate--tRNA ligase, yielding MFHVGGARSALYNWAVARQSGGKFVLRIEDTDTARNKPEWIDGIISALASIGISKDDPTFEGSYFQSHNADRHREAAQQLYAQGRAYYCDCTREQVQERTGSQHLGYDGFCRDRGLEHVEGRALRFRTPTEGETVVVDLIRGEPSFPNSAIEDFVIARGDGSPVFLIANVVDDLDEGITLVIRGDEHLSNTPKQQLLWEALGAKPPMWAHLPVIVNEKRQKLSKRRDKVALEDYLAEGYLPEAMTNYLMLLGWGPGDDVELLPYEELEQKFRVEDVNTSPAFFDIKKLTAFNGEYIRALPLEKFIAACEPWLRTPYANWAPEDFDQAAWEAIAPHAQTRLAVLSDITANVDFLFLKEPVEDEASWTKAMKGEPAVLLATARAKLETADWTSPESLKEAVLASGEEHGLKLGKAQAPVRVAVTGRTVGLPLFESLEVLGKDCTLSRIDAALAKLAG
- a CDS encoding helix-turn-helix domain-containing protein, with product MTDHLPFGKRVRFYRKRRGLSQRQLGDLLGRSEDWVYRVESERIPVNNVKMLADLAHALRVHVEDLQGTPTLLDDRGPHAASIPAIRIALMQSRRLAGSLYDDRETVRLERLSFAVEEAWRLEGPRVFRTVS
- a CDS encoding transposase; amino-acid sequence: MRKFEVAPPSKYTPEFREEAVQMALRSSKTISETARELELNSETLRGWVKKHQKRNEPAAGAPLTLDERARLKEQDRRIRELEAEVSFLKKPQRTSRRIPGSEQVRVHRNDAARHSGVRVFRRVHV